Genomic segment of Populus nigra chromosome 6, ddPopNigr1.1, whole genome shotgun sequence:
TCAGATTCCTCTGTTGAAAACAATAATGTGTCTTGTAATGATGGTGATTTGGATGATGCTCCTACAGCTAGTGCCGATATGGTATCTCTTGAAGCTGACCCTTCTGCTGAGAAGACAACTGCAGAAAATTTTGCTGAGAAGGTTGATGAGATCTCAGGTATATCTGTTTCTAGATTCAATGGTGCTGAGGAGAATAATGTCCAAATTGATTCTGATCCGAACAGTGAAACCATCCATGAGAGGGGAACCAAATTAGATGTGGTTTCAGAGGCTGTTTCTGATGCAGCACGTTGCAGAGGAGTTGCTTCACATGTGCCTGAGGAGAGTTCTCTGATTGACTCAAGTGAAGGGAAAACTGAATCTGGCTCGATCTGATGGTGTCACTTCCTCAGCATTCCTGCTTGGTGTTTCCGTGCTCAACTTGCATGCATACTTAACCTGGAATGCTCCAACTAGTTCATGATTGTTAGGGCAGTGTTGTGGTGGCATAAAGAAGCTATAATTCATCTGAGAAGTACTTGGGGCTGAAGCCACTTCTTAGTATGATTTTCAAGGTTCCGTTTTTACTTTGGAAAAGCATCAAGATAAGTTTTGATACAAGAGTTTCAACTTGATCTCTTGCTGGAATTATCTGGTGCCACACCTGCTTGACGCAAGAGGAGAATCTACTATTGTAAAAAGTAGGCAATGGAGAATAGACGGCAGATTTTTGGAGATCTGTCGAGTGTTCGGACTCCCTTTACAAGTCTTGTATCATTTCATTTTTACGTGGCAACATCTTCATGTATGTTAACCTTGTCACATGACGTAGGCTGTTGAAAAAAGGATTTTGAATtctatttttcatgtaattataacttacttttttttcttttcttcttcccaTAATGCCTGCACTTTATTCATAAACTTTATATCTGTTGTAAGTGGCCCATCTATATTGAGTTTGGTAAAAATAGCATATTATTCATTAGATGGTCTCGACAGAAACCAGAGTTTTAGAGGCTTCGTTTCAGCCTTGCAATGGAGTGCTGCTCTGTGTGGGAGCAGGTCAGGTTATATTTGCTTGGAAAAATGGCCGTTGTGAAGCTGGCAGGGAATTTTCTACTCTCCCTGCACGAGTAGTTCTTAAAACATTCATGATGTTATTTCACTGGCATGGTAccgctttctttttttttttaatttgtttaaaaataagcATGCcctctaatatttaaaaaagacttGGAAACGGTATAAACTGATGGAGttcttccattaaaaaaatgaaaattgattgTTTGTGAGCGtgttaaatgatgttttttaaaatataataaaataatatttatttatttatttattaaatttatttttaacataataattaaaaagtatttaaaaaattaatttgaaatattttcttttaattttattaaaaaaacaggtCTAACTTAATTTCAAAAGGATCTTCATTTTTCCATGGGTTATAGTAACAAGTACCACaaatataaattcatgaaataaatcTATCTGTTAATAAGTcatttagttaatttaaaaagtatttcaaAATCTAGCCATAGatgtattttaaagtatttttttatttaaaaataatttaaaataatattattttttattgtttaaaaattattttttacatctgaaaaaacaaaaaaaaataatttaaaataaaaaaataaaatttaatttttttttaaaatacttttaaaacaataaaaccaaTGATTATGATCCATTTTAttaagatttctttttaatctgagttaaaaaaaaaaaaaaaacagataagaaGAATAAGACGATGGTTATAAAACGACGCCGTTACGGATGGACTCTGATCGCAGCTGGCGCGTTGGGTGTGTGTGATTGAAGTTAGGAAATGCGCAGCGCTTAACCTTGCAAGCAAATCCCAgtagaagaaaacaaatggaGGTCTCAGGAGTCCTAAGCCGCACCTCTACTTTTTCTTCACTAACAAAACCAAGAAGGCTACCCACACCCACCATCTCTCACACAAATCTGGTGCCCACGCGCATTCACTACCCTAACCCAATCTTCTCATCAACTCCTTTACTAATGGATTTCCATACTACTACCACCACAAAACCACTTGCCACTCCACTTCAGGCCAACGGTTCCTCTCTAACCACCTCTTCTCCCATCGAATCCGGTACAAATCTCTCCCTTCTTCATTTACTCTCCGATTTCAGTCAGTCTCTTTCCGGTGCCAATTTTGATTGCCTTTTTTCAGGAAGCGCTCGGATTGGGGAAGCGAAGAGAGTTACTAAAGAGACAAATGTGTTTGTCAAGATTAACTTGGATGGAACTGGAATTGCTGATTCTTCTACTGGCATCCCCTTCCTCGATCACATGTTAGATGTTagtaatcttttctttttatttggattttattaGCTCTAGTTTTTGGTTACTGTGAGATGTTATGCTCTCTCTAATTATTTGGTTGGTTTGTGTTTTTAGCAACTTTCTTCCCATGGGCTTTTTGATTTGCATGTGAGGGCAACTGGCGATATTCACATTGATGATCATCACACTAACGAAGATGTTGCCCTTGCTGTTGGAACTGTATGTGACTATTAttatattctctctctctcagtttccttttaatttacatcttgattattattattgttattgctacttaatttcttatttagtaTCTTGTAACTGTAGAATTAAGCATTAAtcatctgttttttcttttttaattatgctCTTGCTTGTGTAAAACACTCTCTCCCTTTGGTATCTACGAGTTTATGTTTCTGGAAATGAGAGGTAATATGTGAGAATTTGCCTCTGCAGGCTTTGCTGCAGGCGCTTGGGGATAGGAGAGGGATTAATCGGTTTGGTGACTTCTCAGCTCCTCTTGATGAGGCATTAATACATGTTTCCTTGGTAAGTTATACACGGTAGTTGTCATTATGAGTATCACTTTGTAGCTACTAACCAAACACCTCTACCTTTTCTCCCCACTTTCAAAGTTTCACCACTTTGAAAGCTTACACCGCCATGCTACCCTCTAAGCAAATCACACAGTTATCAGTATGCGGTCTTCATTCACACATATGCAACAAGCATGGTGAAGATTGCATAGTTGCATCACTTGCAACTTTGCTAAGGATTGTCTCGTTTTGGAAAATGGAGAGGAATGGCACTAAATGAGGTCCTAGGGTAGGATTGAGTGGAAGCTTGGAAGAGAGATACTAAGCATAGTTGTGGCATGACTGCAATGTCAACATTCTTGTTGAGTGCCTTGGAGCATGGTTATGCAGACTCATACACCTGTGTGTAAAATGCATGGTGGGTATTTACACAGATGTCACCATTAACTCTTCTTAGCATTGCTCATTTTGGTAGTGGAGATTGATCcacaaaatttagttttatgatgatttttttctatgtacACGACATGAGGTTTCTGGGTTGGGGGTAGAATTTTGGAGAGAAATAGTCATCAGTCATCACAGTTGTGGGTGATGCAACTTTGTGATTTTCATCCTGCACATTGAACATTCAAGCTCTTGGTTGTGCAGTTGTCATTTGTGCGTGCGCAACATGCACGATAAGAATTGCACAGTTGCATAATCTGTCACTTTGCTTTGCATTGCTCATTTGAAGGTGGAGAATAGCCATGTCAAAGATTCAGTTCTATGATCATAATGCATTTTAATTATGAGATGGACTCAGACAGCTTGAGTTTGCAGAGGCTTCATGGAAGTCAAGACTAAAATCATTCTGCATGTGCATCATATGGGCTGTATTGACTTAAGAAGGATTAGCTTCCcatcatatcattttttattttttattattattattttaattttctgatgCATATTTGtattgaattgagttttattttctttcaggATTTATCTGGCCGTCCATATTTAGGTTATGATTTGCAAATTCCTACTCAGAGAGTCGGAAAATATGACACTCAGGTGCTCCACTTTACTTTCTTCCCTTTTGCAAcaacaatttcattttcttttgcctGCTGTCAACTCTTGGATATTGTTCAAAGTCTCAAGATGACAACTTGATGTGGATATAGTTCACACCGTGGAATTTCTAACTTGGTTTATTATTTTGAACATGGAACATTGttctccctcttttttcttttttgaaaatcttCCATTCTCTAAGATTGACTGTTAAGGATattcatgattaattttaaatttctgtttttaGTTGGTGGAACACTTTTTCCAGTCATTGGTGAATACTTCTGGGATGACGCTGCACATTCGGCAGGTAACAATATAATTTAtgcttaaaattttcaatttaacccgaAGCATTCCAGTGCTATTGGCTGTAATGCACAAGCAGTCTTCACTATCTTTGTGCTTGGATTATCTGTATTCTCTCACTAGTctctggagaaaaaaaaagagaagatgaaaACTCTAGTACTCCCTTGGTCTGTGAACTTGGTACACCTCCACACTAACCCTGTCACTTATCTATTTTTTCCAACTCAGTTCATGTAAATTTAACATTTGCATAATAACATCatttgatctctctctctctctaatatattttgtatctttattttgtaaagataaaatagattttttcacTCCTCTCTTCAAACACCtctgtttatgtttttaattatggtCTGCTGTTACCCATCAAGCATCAAAAGGATATCAATTGCCAGAGTCAACAGACAAACTCGGAAGTGGTTCAAAGTGGAATTCATGGACAAGAATggtttattttccttgtagagAACCCAAGATATGTAACAAAGCTCACGATTGGTATCCTATAAAGAATTAACAGGGGATAAGGACATGAAAACAATAAGAAAGCATCTAGGAGTGAATCTCGTTTTGGTGTTGGGATctgcattaaaattaaatctaggTTTTAAAACATAGAATGTAGAATGGGTGGCAGATTTTGGTCTTAAGGTTAACTCTCATAATTGAAAATGTGTTGATTTTATGGTTTACGTTACGATATATGACATGGCTAATTTAACACACTGCACAATTTGGTTTAGAGATGTACTAAGTTGACAGTACAATGGGAGTACTGGAGGTTTTCCATGATCTTTGTTGCAATCCTAAATCTTTCAGAAGTAGGCttgcatgttatttttttgttacaaatttTCCCTTTTAATCTTATAATTTACATTTTCCTTGTAATGATTAGCTAGGAAACTTTTCTAATCCTGTTTGCTGtcacttttatatttataaaagaatGTTCCAATGTTGAGCACAGCTTGCTGGAAGAAATTCTCATCATATTATTGAGGCAACCTTCAAAGCTTTTGCCAGGGCACTTCGACAAGCTACAGAATTTGACCCACGTCGCCTCGGGACCGTGCCAAGGTTTGATTTCTTGTTTTCATCTGTGACTTATCTGGCATCAAAAGCATCATCCCTTGTAAACATTAACTAAATTTTGAAGTTGATTTAAAGATGAGAAACAGTCTTATAAGTGCAATAACACTGCTTTAGTctcttttccttaatttttccaTTGATTTTGAGGCCACCTTAACAAAAAGGTATGGTAAGTGTCTAGTTTGTAGATCTCAAAAAGTTCCTCCTTTAATATCATTTCTCCTTTTTCATCTTGATATAAGATTCCGCTTTGGTTCTTCTTGAGCAAATCATTGCACCAAAGTTTTGTAGTTAAGAAGCcacaatcttttttaaattaccCCAGCAAGTTTTCTTAAATTGGCTGGTAGAGCCTTACAAGTCATTTCTCATTATCTGTTTGCAGTTCACTATCCATTAGGCAGCCTATTTCACGGCACACTGTAAAGTTATGTAGCATTAGAAGGATTTCTTACACATACCACATAATATTTCTTATAACAAAAACTCTAAAGCGTGTCTGATTTGTTATGTGCAGCTCAAAAGGGGTTCTGTCACGATCGTAATGCTTCATTATTACTTTATGGGTGGTTGAAATTTGTGTAAAGGTGCTGTGACAGTGGATGCATTGTCTTCAAGCGTCCTCCATGGGATCTATTTTGGTGATCTCTACTAGTTTGTGGTTTTGATAATCAGCTGAGCAccatatatataagataaagCAAAAGTGGTGTTGGTAGGCAGACTACTGTTCTGCTGATGGCAGTCCAATATGGGGTCGGATATTGTGAATGATAGACTACTGCCCATATGGTTAGCTGTATTATGAACTTGTAATGAATTGATGTCGTAGTATTTCAAACGTTGTTTTCCTCCCGTGGCATAGGGAAAAAGAGGGAGCAGCGGGGAGGAGGGGTATTTGTCAACAATAAATGGAGCTCAtacttgttatttgtttttagcaCCTGTCACTTTACTGAAGCTTCTTGGTTGTGGCCACTGACGATTGCACACTGAGAACTCTGAACTGTGGCCTGTGGGGACTTGATTTCTAGCGATTGCCAAATTATTACTCTGCGCTTTATTCCATGGCACATGAAGTGAATTTGATATATTGTCTGTCTTGAATAGGATGCAGTACCTTTGCTCTAGTCATATGAAATGCCTACGTTATTTAAACATGGGACTATAATCTTTTCAAGCATTATGAGGTGTTGCTTTCCAAGTGCAGATGCTGATGGCTTTGGGATTCATGTGAGAATGAATTGGCAATTgccaaccctttttttttcaatgacttgtcatatttataattttttattttgttttgagattcCTATACCTAAATCATGTCAATGTCAACCAATTTGGAAAGAAAATCCGTATGCATTTGTGCATAGTATGAGAATTTGGTTGCCCTGAATTTGCTCAATGCATATGCGTTGCGTTGAATGCTACACAGCCTTGCTAAAAGGTTCGCGGCAATGAATTTTGTATTGGCTATATCATGTAGGACTGTAAGAGAGATGACATTCACAAGAGAAAGGGAAAACGGTTACTGAATTTGCTTAAACCATCTTGTATTCTTGATGGATGTAAAAAAACCCTTACAAGTGTTTTTATTGCATGAATGATGAATCTACAAAATGATAGTGAAGGGTTTCGTAGTAACCATAGaagttttgttatatatttcCTACTTTCAAGGCCTCAGCATATTTTGCTCTCAAGTTCCTAGTTTTCTTCCCGTACTTAAATGGAGGTGATTGCATATAGATATCACAGGCACAGCCTGAATTTCTTATCCAGAAAACAGTTGGGATCGGGGTAGTTTAGGTGATGCGCTTCTGGTTACTCGAGCTTAATTCCTCAACTGCTacaaaatttcttcttcaaatcatTCAACATCTCAGACTTGACCTCTTCCGGGAGTGGTGATGAACCAGCCTTAGGGGTGTCTTGGACATATGATTCCTGCAAGTGAACCCCAAGAAAGTAAAAAGTGGCAGAATGCCACAACTCTCCAAACGGTAAAACGTTGAAGATGCATATCTCACGGCAATACATCCTTGGGATCTTCCTCGAGTGACTCGCGGAGGTTCTTCACAACATCTCTAGCTGACTTTTAAGTACGCCTTTGGCAAAAATCTCCCGGATTTTGTCTTCTCGTTAGGATCAAACAATGAACTGATGGCCCCAACAATTACGTCATCCTTTCTTCCTGTTGATTTATCTTCAGCCGGTACTTGTAATGGTGTGAGAAAGCAATTTAAGGTCAGAACTGTAACAAATGAAGCACTACATACCAAGACATGTCGACGACTTGGCTAAGCAACTTGAGATTTAGAACAGCATCACACCTGGATTTTAGTTTATCTGTTAGGTTGCATTAGAACCTTCAAGAAACAAGGTTGATGAATGGTGCATCGTTGTCAGCACTGAtccagaaaagaaagaatacacaggaaggaaggaagggaaGTTGCTGCTGCTTACAGTCAACATCCGGTCTACAGCTTCTGTTCATCGTCTTGAAAGTGACAAAAGGGCATATTTTTTGCTGCAACAATCACAGCCATTCTTGTTCCTGTTTACTCTTACTCAACCAAGCTGAGGAAGTTAAATCCGCAGCATCCTACGAACCAACAAGCAATTATTATGGAAATTGAGTTCTGTGCAAAACCAAGAACGAAAACACACCCAATCCTATCTAGAATTGGATGCAGAGTAGATGGGCTTTACCTTGATTCCTTTTATTCCACACACAGATTTCGCTTTCAATCCCTTCCCCCTCATTTTTCTTCGAAAGAACGGACTCCCACGAATTTATCCAGAAGAACACACCCGCTATTTCTCTAAACCTCAAGCGAAAGACTTAAAAAACGTCAAGGTGACTTGTCGTTTTCATCAAGACGACATGTAGCTCACCTTGAGATCATCCTTTCTAATAGACCAGACCAGACCAGACCGTTTTCACCATCCTCTGCCTGTCCCTGCTGCAAGTAAACGCAGAAACCACATAACAAAAACTCCTTCACTCTCTCCTCCTCTACTGCAAATCTTGACATCCAATTAAAACCCCTAATTTCACTTTCTTCCAGAGGATGGCAGGAGGTTCCCACCCCAAATCCTCCACTCACAAACCCTCCTCCTCTTCCACCCCTGCCCCCCACCGCAAATCCCGTTGGGAATCTAcctccaacaacaacaacaatccaCCACCACCTCAATCCAACCAGAAACTCCCTAAACCAAACCCTTCCCCAAAGCCTAACACTGGGCGATCCCCCAAGCCCGCTACTCCTACTGCAGGCCCAATCCAACCTTCACAAGTCCCTCCGTTCCCGTTCCCAGACCTCGGCCCTCCTCCACCACCTACCTACGGCTTTCACATGCTTGAACGCCGCACTATTATGCTCGCCGACGGCAGCGTCCGTTCTTACTTAGCTCTCCCCCCAGATT
This window contains:
- the LOC133697407 gene encoding imidazoleglycerol-phosphate dehydratase 1, chloroplastic — its product is MEVSGVLSRTSTFSSLTKPRRLPTPTISHTNLVPTRIHYPNPIFSSTPLLMDFHTTTTTKPLATPLQANGSSLTTSSPIESGSARIGEAKRVTKETNVFVKINLDGTGIADSSTGIPFLDHMLDQLSSHGLFDLHVRATGDIHIDDHHTNEDVALAVGTALLQALGDRRGINRFGDFSAPLDEALIHVSLDLSGRPYLGYDLQIPTQRVGKYDTQLVEHFFQSLVNTSGMTLHIRQLAGRNSHHIIEATFKAFARALRQATEFDPRRLGTVPSSKGVLSRS